One Streptomyces sp. R28 DNA window includes the following coding sequences:
- a CDS encoding phosphatidylinositol mannoside acyltransferase: MSAQERLTDALYGLGWGTVKKLPEPVAVRLGRTIADLAWKQRGKGVLRLESNYARVVPDASPERLAELSRAGMRSYLRYWMESFRLPAWSAERVKGGFDVKDVHYLTDGLAAGNGVILALPHLANWDLAGAWVTTELETPFTTVAERLKPETLYDRFVAYREGLGMEVLPHSGGTAFGTLARRLRDGGLVCLVADRDLSASGVEVEFFGDTARMPAGPALLAQQTGALLLPVTLWYDDSPVMQGRVHPPIEVPGTGSRAEKTSVMTQALADAFATGIAEHPEDWHMLQRLWLADLEPRPGDTPTGPDGERP; the protein is encoded by the coding sequence GTGAGTGCCCAGGAGCGGCTCACTGACGCGCTGTACGGCCTCGGCTGGGGCACCGTCAAGAAGCTCCCCGAGCCGGTTGCCGTAAGGCTCGGCCGCACCATCGCCGACCTCGCCTGGAAGCAGCGGGGCAAGGGCGTCCTGCGGCTGGAGAGCAACTACGCGCGCGTGGTGCCCGACGCGAGCCCCGAGCGCCTCGCCGAGCTGTCCCGCGCGGGCATGCGGTCGTACCTGCGCTACTGGATGGAGTCCTTCCGGCTGCCCGCCTGGAGTGCCGAGCGCGTCAAGGGCGGCTTCGACGTCAAGGACGTCCACTACCTGACCGACGGTCTGGCCGCGGGCAACGGTGTCATACTCGCCCTGCCGCACCTGGCCAACTGGGACCTCGCGGGCGCCTGGGTCACCACCGAGCTGGAGACGCCGTTCACGACTGTCGCCGAGCGTCTCAAGCCCGAGACGCTGTACGACCGTTTCGTCGCCTACCGCGAGGGCCTCGGTATGGAGGTCCTGCCGCACAGCGGCGGCACCGCCTTCGGCACGCTGGCCCGCAGGCTGCGCGACGGCGGCCTGGTCTGCCTGGTCGCCGACCGCGACCTGTCGGCGTCCGGCGTCGAGGTCGAGTTCTTCGGCGACACGGCCCGCATGCCCGCCGGACCGGCGTTGCTGGCCCAGCAGACCGGGGCGCTGCTGCTCCCGGTCACGCTCTGGTACGACGACTCACCGGTCATGCAGGGACGGGTCCATCCTCCGATCGAGGTGCCCGGGACAGGTAGCCGGGCGGAGAAGACGTCTGTCATGACACAGGCGCTGGCCGACGCCTTCGCCACGGGGATCGCCGAACATCCGGAGGACTGGCACATGCTCCAGCGCTTGTGGCTCGCCGACCTGGAACCACGACCAGGTGACACGCCCACCGGCCCGGACGGAGAGCGTCCGTGA
- the pgsA gene encoding phosphatidylinositol phosphate synthase, which yields MGQPVASRGRTATPTLGKAMLNKYARAFFTRVLTPFAAFLIRRGVSPDAVTLIGTAGVVAGALVFYPMGEFFWGTVVITLFVFSDLVDGNMARQLGRSSRWGAFLDSTLDRVADGAIFGGFILWYAGGGDDLVLCAVSIFCLASGQVVSYTKARGESIGLPVAVNGLVERAERLVISLVAAGFAGLHKFGVPGIQYLLPVALWIVAVGSLVTLIQRVVTVRRESAEAEANAEAEAEAEAVQEKPQSASQGSEAAK from the coding sequence ATGGGCCAGCCGGTGGCCAGCAGGGGCCGCACGGCCACACCGACCCTCGGGAAGGCCATGCTGAACAAGTACGCGCGTGCATTCTTCACGCGTGTCCTCACACCGTTCGCCGCGTTTCTGATCCGGCGGGGCGTGAGCCCCGACGCCGTCACGCTCATCGGCACCGCCGGTGTGGTCGCGGGGGCGCTGGTCTTCTACCCCATGGGAGAGTTCTTCTGGGGCACGGTCGTGATCACACTCTTCGTGTTCTCCGACCTCGTCGACGGAAACATGGCCCGCCAGCTCGGCCGCTCCAGCCGCTGGGGCGCCTTCCTGGACTCCACGCTCGACCGGGTCGCCGACGGCGCGATCTTCGGCGGCTTCATTCTCTGGTACGCCGGTGGGGGCGACGACCTCGTCCTGTGCGCCGTCTCGATCTTCTGCCTGGCCAGCGGCCAGGTGGTGTCGTACACCAAGGCCCGGGGCGAATCGATCGGCCTGCCGGTCGCGGTCAACGGCCTCGTCGAGCGCGCCGAGCGTCTGGTCATCTCCCTGGTCGCGGCCGGCTTCGCGGGCCTGCACAAGTTCGGGGTACCCGGCATCCAGTACCTGCTGCCCGTCGCCCTGTGGATCGTCGCCGTCGGCAGCCTCGTCACGCTGATCCAGCGGGTCGTCACGGTCCGCCGCGAGTCGGCGGAGGCGGAAGCGAATGCGGAGGCGGAGGCGGAGGCGGAGGCAGTGCAGGAGAAGCCGCAGAGCGCCTCTCAAGGGAGCGAGGCAGCCAAGTGA